One stretch of Penaeus chinensis breed Huanghai No. 1 chromosome 27, ASM1920278v2, whole genome shotgun sequence DNA includes these proteins:
- the LOC125039683 gene encoding XK-related protein 7-like gives MTRTLPEQALQGHLSQTIIWQMTSVTASLLTLAWSVASFVRAVRLCEPTLGNLSILDLVLLTLSHFCSIAGQVMSFSLFASKLLVAFVLVVAFHWVLMSLWVLSQLLCFPRTASTRAVFAHDRQRGLCHQLDDVLYAGAMGLVFLFTFVDVGGVAPKTQSLMYHVLRLLEEAVLLTVWFIWVEGSEWYHWLPIFLVPVLFCLNLAFDTLLTVNSTPSRCAPLSDSPVPV, from the exons TAATCTGGCAGATGAcctccgtgacagcctccctccTGACGCTGGCCTGGTCGGTGGCTTCCTTCGTCCGCGCCGTCAGACTGTGCGAGCCGACGCTTGGGAATCTCAGCATCCTTGATCTCGTCCTCCTGACCCTCTCCCACTTCTGCTCCATCGCCGGAcag GTCATGAGCTTCTCTCTTTTCGCGTCGAAGCTCCTGGTGGCGTTCGTGCTGGTGGTCGCCTTCCACTGGGTGCTCATGTCCCTGTGGGTGCTCTCTCAG CTCCTGTGCTTCCCCCGGACCGCCTCCACCCGCGCCGTCTTCGCTCACGACCGCCAGCGAGGCCTCTGCCACCAGCTCGACGACGTCCTCTACGCGGGCGCCATGGGGTTGGTGTTCCTCTTCACCTTCGTGGACGTGGGCGGCGTCGCTCCCAAGACGCAGAGCCTCATGTATCACGTCCTGAGGCTGCTGGAGGAGGCCGTCCTGCTCACCGTGTG gttCATCTGGGTGGAGGGGTCGGAGTGGTACCACTGGCTGCCCATCTTCCTGGTGCCGGTCCTCTTCTGCCTTAACCTGGCCTTTGACACCCTCCTGACGGTGAACTCCACGCCCTCCCGCTGCGCCCCCCTCTCCGACTCGCCCGTCCCCGTCTGA